In Mus caroli chromosome 9, CAROLI_EIJ_v1.1, whole genome shotgun sequence, a single window of DNA contains:
- the Il18 gene encoding interleukin-18 isoform X3, whose amino-acid sequence MAAMSEDSCINFKEMMFIDNMLYFIPEENGDLESDNFGRLHCTTAVIRNINDQVLFVDKRQPVFEDMTDIDRSASEPQTRLIIYMYKDSEVRGLAVTLSVKDSKMSTLSCKNKIISFEEMDPPENIDDIQSDLIFFQKRVPGHNKMEFESSLYEGHFLACQKENDAFKLILKKKDETGDTSVMFTLTNLRQS is encoded by the exons ATGGCTGCCATGTCAGAAGACTCTTGCATCAACTTCAAGGAAATGATGTTTATTGACAACATGCTTTACTTTATAC CTGAAGAAAATG GAGACCTGGAATCAGACAACTTTGGCAGACTTCACTGTACAACCGCAGTAATACGGAATATAAATGACCAAGTTCTCTTCGTTGACAAAAGACAGCCTGTGTTCGAGGATATGACTGATATTGATCGAAGTG CCAGTGAACCCCAGACCAGACTGATAATATACATGTACAAAGACAGTGAAGTAAGAGGACTGGCTGTGACCCTCTCTGTGAAGGATAGTAAAATGTCTACCCTCTCCTGTAAGAACAAAATCATTTCCTTTGAG GAAATGGATCCACCTGAAAATATTGATGATATACAAAGTGATCTCATATTCTTTCAGAAACGTGTTCCAGGACACAACAAGATGGAGTTTGAATCTTCACTGTATGAAGGACACTTTCTTGCTTGCCAAAAGGAAAATGATGCTTTCAAACTCATTCTGAAAAAGAAGGATGAAACTGGGGATACATCTGTAATGTTCACTCTCACTAACCTACGTCAAAGTTAG
- the Sdhd gene encoding succinate dehydrogenase [ubiquinone] cytochrome b small subunit, mitochondrial, with protein MAVLLKLGVLCSGQGARALLFRSRVVRPAYVSAFLQDRPTQGWCGTQHIHLSPSHHSGSKAASLHWTSERVVSVLLLGLIPAGYLNPCSVVDYSLAAALTLHSHWGLGQVVTDYVHGDTLPKAARAGLLALSALTFAGLCYFNYHDVGICRAVAMLWKL; from the exons ATGGCGGTTCTCTTAAAGCTGGGCGTTCTCTGCAGTGGCCAAGGAGCTCGAG CTCTGCTATTCCGAAGCCGGGTGGTCAGACCCGCTTATGTGTCAGCATTTCTCCAGGACCGGCCTACCCAAGGATGGTGTGGTACCCAGCACATTCACCTGTCACCAAGCCACCACT CTGGTTCCAAGGCTGCATCTCTCCACTGGACCAGTGAGAGGGTTGTCAGTGTTCTGCTCTTGGGGCTGATCCCTGCTGGGTACTTGAATCCCTGCTCTGTGGTGGACTACTCTCTGGCTGCAGCCCTCACCCTGCACAGTCACTG GGGCCTTGGACAAGTGGTTACCGACTACGTTCATGGGGACACCCTGCCGAAGGCTGCCAGGGCAGGCCTCTTGGCACTCTCAGCTTTGACCTTTGCTGGGCTTTGCTACTTCAATTACCACGATGTCGGCATCTGCAGAGCGGTTGCCATGCTGTGGAAGCTCTGA
- the Timm8b gene encoding mitochondrial import inner membrane translocase subunit Tim8 B, protein MAELGEADEAELQRLVAAEQQKAQFTAQVHHFMELCWDKCVEKPGSRLDSRTENCLSSCVDRFIDTTLAITGRFAQIVQKGGQ, encoded by the exons ATGGCCGAGCTTGGTGAAGCGGACGAAGCGGAGTTACAACGCCTGGTGGCCGCCGAACAGCAGAAGGCGCAGTTCACTGCGCAG GTGCATCACTTCATGGAACTATGTTGGGATAAGTGTGTGGAGAAACCAGGAAGTCGGCTAGACTCCCGCACTGAAAACTGCCTCTCTAGCTGTGTGGATCGCTTCATTGACACTACTCTTGCCATCACCGGTCGGTTTGCCCAGATCGTACAGAAAGGAGGGCAGTAG
- the Nkapd1 gene encoding uncharacterized protein NKAPD1 — MSRVPLGKVLLRNVIRHTDAHNKIQEESDMWKIRELEKQMEDAYQGTRRNTVPSSSSLLRIDAFDEESQRDYWRSKNEISGALEDDFLKAKSWNKKLYDYESNIPDRWGHSGYKELYPEEFETDSSDQQDITNGKKTSPQVKSSAHETRKHKKSKKSHKKKQKKRSHKKQKKNKKEATDITADSSSEFSEETRASSTRKRKQPHKSRKKSRKKSPKRTFPLGGESGTSQSDDSASSSSEDIEERDTKKTKRKRKEKSVHVPMPDPEVQERTSKRRNWKVATDARSAESSEDD; from the exons ATTCAGGAGGAGTCTGACATGTGGAAAATCAGAGAACTAGAGAAGCAGATGGAAGATGCTTACCAGGGGACCAGAAGGAACACAGTGCCCAGCAGCTCAAG TCTGTTAAGGATAGATGC NTTTGATGAAGAAAGTCAGAGAGATTACTGGAGGTCAAAGAATGAAATTTCTGGGGCCCTGGAAGATGATTTTCTTAAGGCTAAGTCCTGGAACAAGAAGTTATATGATTATGAATCCAATATACCAGACAG ATGGGGTCACAGTGGTTATAAAGAGTTGTATCCTGAAGAGTTTGAAACAGACAG tagTGATCAGCAAGACATtaccaatggaaaaaaaacatcTCCCCAGGTAAAATCATCTGCCCATGAAACTCGAAAACATAAGAAGTCAAAGAAATCCCataagaagaagcagaaaaaacGGTCacacaaaaaacagaagaaaaacaaaaaggaagctACGgacataacagcagattcctcaAGTGAGTTCTCAGAGGAAACTCGAGCTTCTAGTACTAGGAAAAGGAAGCAACCACACAAGAGCAGGAAAAAGTCCAGGAAAAAGTCTCCTAAAAGAACTTTCCCTTTAGGGGGGGAAAGTGGTACTTCTCAGTCAGATGATTCTGCATCTAGCAGTTCTGAGGACATCGAGGAAAGAGACACTAAGAAAACCAAacggaaaaggaaagagaagagtgtcCATGTCCCCATGCCTGACCCTGAGGTACAGGAGAGGACAAGCAAGCGCAGGAACTGGAAGGTGGCTACCGACGCCAGGTCTGCTGAGAGCTCAGAGGATGACTAA